DNA sequence from the Streptomyces sp. MST-110588 genome:
GCGGCGGCGAAGGTGACCACGAGCAGGACGGCGCCCACGAGGGTCGCCGCGGGCAGCACCGAGATCAGGCCGAGCCCGCCCATGCGGTTCAGGTCGGTGTCGCCCATGCCGTGCAGGGGCAGCCAGAACAGGGCCAGCGCGGCGGCCAGCAGCGCCCACAGGGGGAGGGTGGGGTGGTGGCGGAGCTGATGGCGGAGCCGGGCGGCGGCGTGGCGCAGCGAGGCCGCCGGGCCCGGGGCAGGCCCGCCGTCGGGCGCGGTGGGAGCGGCTGGGGCTGCCGGGGTGGCGGGGGCGGATGGTGTGCTCGGGGTTCCCGGCGCGGCTGGGGCGGCTGGGGGGACTGGGGCCCCGGAGGGTGCCGGAGCGGTGGAACCGGCGGAACGAGCCGTGGCGGCGGAATGTGCCGCAGCGGTGGGTGGCATCGCGGTGGCGTGGGACGACGAGGCGCTCGCGGCCGTGGCGCCCGGCAGCCGTTGCGCTTTCGCCCCGCGCTCGGCCCAGGAGGGGCCGGTCCGCCCGTCCTCCCGCAGGCCCGCCTCCGGCCGCCTGCCCGGAGCGGTGACCCCCGCGTACGGGCTGGTGCGGTCCGGAGCCGGCGGCCGGACGTCCGGCCGGCGCTCCATGTGGTCGAAGTCCACATGGACCCCCAGCGGCATGGTGTCCACGTCCGCCAGCGCCCGCTGTGCCCAGCGGGGCCGGTGCCCGCCGGTGTCGCTCGTGCCGGACGTCCCGGCGGCCCCGGTTCCGGCCCCGGCCGCGGCGGTGGCGCCCGCCCCGGCCCCGGCGCCGTCGGCCCCCGCGCTCGCCTTGGCCGCGCCCGCGGTGAGCGCGTCCCCCAGGTCGCCGTGCACGGCCAGGTCCGCGAGGTCGCCGTCCGGTGCCAGGCCCTCGGCCGGGGTCCGCGTGAGCGGCGCCGAAGGGCGCCCCCGCACGATCCGGTACAGCTTGACCGACGCGATCGAGACGATCACCACCAGGCTGGAGATCTCGGCCACGCCCGCGCCGGTCAGCCCCATCCGCGGCAGCAGCACCAGCGTCAGCCCCAGCACCAGGAAGCACAACAGCCCCTGGAGGTAGGCGAGTCCGGAGGTACGGCTCTGGGCGCGCAGGACCGCGAAGTAGACCTCCATGATCACCCGCAGCGCGGCCCCCACCGCGAACCAGCGCAGCAGCGGGGTCGCCGCCTCCGCGTACCCCCGGCCGAAGACACCGAGGATGTAGGGCGCGCAGACGAACAGGAACAGACAGACCGGGATCATGATGCGGGCCATCCGGCGCAGCGCCGCGCGGGTGTTCTGCGCCAGCCGCGCCGGGTCGTGCGAGCCCTCGACCGTCAGGGACGCGCCCATGTTGATGGCGAGCAGGTTGACCGTTCCGCTGATGGTGGTGGTGATGTAGAAGTACGCGTTGTCGGCCGAGCTGACCTGCGAGGCGACGATGACCGGCACGAGGTAGACCACGGCCAGGGAGAAGAGCGAGCCGGTGTAGTCACCGGCCAGGAAGCGGCCCATCTCCTTGAGCGTGGGCGGCCGGGCCGTACGCCGGGTCGCTTTCACGTGCCGGGGTATCAGCCGCCGGAAGACCAGCCAGCCCAGCGGCACCACGGACAGCGCGATGGCCGCGACCCAGGACACGAAGACACCGGCTGTGGGCACGGCGGCGGCGATCGCCACCAGCAGCGCCAGTTTGGCCGTGGAGAAGACCAGGTTGCCCACCGGCACCCAGAAGGCGCTGCGCAGACCGGTCAGCACACCGTCCTGGAGCGTCAGCAGCGACCAGGCGATCACGGCGACGATGAAGCCGGCGCCGTGCAGCGGCCCGTGCAGGAAGCGGTAGGAGGGCCCCCACAGGCTGAGGGTGAGCAGGAAGACCGTGGCGGCGATCGCCACGACCACCGAACTGCCCGCGTACGTGGACAGCACCAGCCGGCCGGTCCGGCGCCCGGCGACGGGGATGAAGCGGGCCAGCGCGCCGGTGAGCGTGACGGCCGTGAGCCCGGCGAGCAGCTTCATCGCCGCGATCGCGGCCGATCCCTGGCCGACCGCGTCCTCGGTGTAGTACCGGGCGGCGACCAGCCAGTAACCCAGCCCGAGCAGACCGGATATACCGGTGTTGACCATCAGGGCGTAGGCGTTGCGGAACAGCGGGCTGCCGCCGCCCCGGCCCGCGAACCGCAGCATCCGGCCGCCCCTGCCCTTGCCCTGGTCCGGCTCCTGACCCGGCTCCTGTTCCGTGCGCTCCTCGGTCCGGGTGGTCGTGTCAGACACTGGCTCCGCTGCCTTTCCTGACTTCCTGACGCAGTGCGGGTGCTCGCCCGGCGGTCCGCTCCGGGCGGCCGGTGCGCCGGCGCCCGGGGAACCGCGGGAGTTCCCGGGACCTCCGGGACGTCTTGCGCGCGCCGGCCCGGCCGTTTCACCGGCTCCCGGCCCGCGGTGGCGGTCGCGGCCCGCTCAGCTCCTGCGGGAGCACAGCCCGACCGCCCGACGTGTCCTGCGGACCAGGGCGTAACCCTTGGTGAGCGCCCGGTTCCCGGCGAAGTGCCGCCCCACGGCGCGGCCTTCGACGATCCGCTCGAACTCCTCGATGCCGGTGCCGCGCCCCACCGTCAGCCGGGTCAGCGCGTACGGGCCCTGGCGGCGGCCCGCCAGGGCGTTGCCGACCGCCAGCGACTGCCGGAACCCGGCCCCGCGCACCGCCCGCCGCACCCGCCGGCTGGAATACCCGTACGGATAGGCGAAGGAGACCGGCGCCCGGCCGAGTTCGTCACCGATGATCTGCTTGCAGCGCATCACCTCGAACCACAGGGGCTCATCCGCGAGCTGGTCGAGCTGCGGGTGACTGTGGCTGTGGCCGCCGATCTCGATCCCGGCCGCGGCCAGCTTCCGTACCTGCCCCCAGTCCAGCATGGTGTCCAGGCTGCCACCGGTGTCGTACGGGCCGCGCAGCCAGCCGGAGGAGACGAAGACGGTGGCCGTGAAGCCGTGCCGGGACAGGGCCGGCAGGGCGTGCCGGTGCACGCCCTCGTAGCCGTCGTCGAAGGTGATCAGTACGGGCCTGGCGGGCAGCGCCGTGCCGCCGCGCCAGGCCGCCGCCAGCTCGGCCGTGGTCAGCGGGGTGAAGCCGTGGTCGTCCAGCACCGCCATCTGCTCGTCGAAGGCGTCCGGGGTGACGGACAGGGCGAGCGCGGCGGGCGCGGGGGCGTCGGCCACCGCGTGGTACATCAGGATCGGTACGGCGTGGGCGCCGGTCATGCGACCGCCTCCCGGCCGGCGAGGGTGCTGCGGCCGTCCGGACCGGTACGCCCATCGGGAGCCGTGCATCCGTCGGGGCCCGTGCCCCCGTCCGTACGTTCCCCAGGATCCGTACCGCCCTCGCGTGCGGTGCCGGCCGCCCCGGCAACCGTGAAGGTCCCGCTGCCGCGCGCCCGTACCCGGCCCATGACGTAGCCGCCCGCCGCGAGCGCCACACCCGCCACGATCGCGCCCGCCCGCGCCGCGCCGCCCGGCCGCCGCAGCACCGCGTCGCGCAGCCCGCGTGCCACTCCCGCGGGCAGCACCCGGGTCGTGTAACGCCGTTCCGTGGCCAGGCCCTCCTGTGCGCCGACGCTCCGCGCGACCAGCGCCTTGGACAGCCCTTCGGCGTACACCCGGGTACGGAAATAGGCGAACCGTTCCCGCGCGCCGGGCACCCGGTGGTGGATCACCGACCGGTCGTCGATCAGGAGCACCGCGTGAGGCACCGCGCGGGTCAGCCGGATGCACAGCTCCGTCTCCTCGCAGCCCAGGGGCCGCTTGTCACCGTCCCGGCCGATGCCGGTGGCGAACCCGCCGGTGATCTCGAACGCCTCCTTGCGGAACGAGGCGTTGCCGCCCAGCACGTTGCGTACCGGGACCCGTCCCGGCGGCAGGCCCCGGTACGTACATCCCACGACCCAGTCGAACTCCTGGGGGAACCACGCCGGTCTGCGGCCCGACGCCCAGACGGGCTCGGTGCGCCCGCCGATCGCCAGCACCTTCGGGTCGGCGTACCCCTCGGCGAAGTGCAGCAGCCAGTCCCGCTCGGCGACCGCGTCGTCGTCGAGGAAGGCGATCACCTCGCCGCCGGCGGCGCGTACGCCGGTGTTGCGCCCGGAGGACAGCCCGCGCGGGCCCG
Encoded proteins:
- a CDS encoding glycosyltransferase family 2 protein: MSVRVSVVICAYTEDRWEDILAAAASVRDQSHPAHETLLVVDHNPALLARLRDHFSGPPWAPSVRVLANAGPRGLSSGRNTGVRAAGGEVIAFLDDDAVAERDWLLHFAEGYADPKVLAIGGRTEPVWASGRRPAWFPQEFDWVVGCTYRGLPPGRVPVRNVLGGNASFRKEAFEITGGFATGIGRDGDKRPLGCEETELCIRLTRAVPHAVLLIDDRSVIHHRVPGARERFAYFRTRVYAEGLSKALVARSVGAQEGLATERRYTTRVLPAGVARGLRDAVLRRPGGAARAGAIVAGVALAAGGYVMGRVRARGSGTFTVAGAAGTAREGGTDPGERTDGGTGPDGCTAPDGRTGPDGRSTLAGREAVA
- a CDS encoding polysaccharide deacetylase family protein; this encodes MTGAHAVPILMYHAVADAPAPAALALSVTPDAFDEQMAVLDDHGFTPLTTAELAAAWRGGTALPARPVLITFDDGYEGVHRHALPALSRHGFTATVFVSSGWLRGPYDTGGSLDTMLDWGQVRKLAAAGIEIGGHSHSHPQLDQLADEPLWFEVMRCKQIIGDELGRAPVSFAYPYGYSSRRVRRAVRGAGFRQSLAVGNALAGRRQGPYALTRLTVGRGTGIEEFERIVEGRAVGRHFAGNRALTKGYALVRRTRRAVGLCSRRS
- a CDS encoding lipopolysaccharide biosynthesis protein, whose translation is MVNTGISGLLGLGYWLVAARYYTEDAVGQGSAAIAAMKLLAGLTAVTLTGALARFIPVAGRRTGRLVLSTYAGSSVVVAIAATVFLLTLSLWGPSYRFLHGPLHGAGFIVAVIAWSLLTLQDGVLTGLRSAFWVPVGNLVFSTAKLALLVAIAAAVPTAGVFVSWVAAIALSVVPLGWLVFRRLIPRHVKATRRTARPPTLKEMGRFLAGDYTGSLFSLAVVYLVPVIVASQVSSADNAYFYITTTISGTVNLLAINMGASLTVEGSHDPARLAQNTRAALRRMARIMIPVCLFLFVCAPYILGVFGRGYAEAATPLLRWFAVGAALRVIMEVYFAVLRAQSRTSGLAYLQGLLCFLVLGLTLVLLPRMGLTGAGVAEISSLVVIVSIASVKLYRIVRGRPSAPLTRTPAEGLAPDGDLADLAVHGDLGDALTAGAAKASAGADGAGAGAGATAAAGAGTGAAGTSGTSDTGGHRPRWAQRALADVDTMPLGVHVDFDHMERRPDVRPPAPDRTSPYAGVTAPGRRPEAGLREDGRTGPSWAERGAKAQRLPGATAASASSSHATAMPPTAAAHSAATARSAGSTAPAPSGAPVPPAAPAAPGTPSTPSAPATPAAPAAPTAPDGGPAPGPAASLRHAAARLRHQLRHHPTLPLWALLAAALALFWLPLHGMGDTDLNRMGGLGLISVLPAATLVGAVLLVVTFAAALWQARPRPALLAAVLVLTVVALHALPAVLEAEPRFATAWQHLGFLDHIGRTGTAVPDLDARWSWPGFFAWAQFLAQACGVTDMTEVLRWWPLTLQLLYLAPLFLLLKAVRASWRAKWSAAWLFALCGWVGQDYFSPQGFTYLLYLVFVAILLVWFREPRVLAARRVPGEREVEPAGRGRRVTLLAVLLALFAASVAGHQLTPFVMLGVLTVLVLARRSTLYGLPLLFGVMVAAWVGYLAEPYWMGHFDELFGGIGGFGGNVSSSVTGRISGGDSTHKLVLYTRVAMAGGVLALACWGVLRRRSAGFTERSLLVLTFVPFLGFGMQSYGGEMALRVFMFALPGACVLAALALFPRAAGTRRGWGPLAALATGLVLILGFLVARWGNEPFERTRPGEVTAMDYVYAHDRPTVRLLWMSDDPVNNVTPAMPWGARDMERVRYEPTLAPRDPARTGPLVAALRKAGPHSYLIVSRGQSEYLRLDSAYSPTWEKRLRANLDRRPDLRRVLSNEHAALYELKQQPPGAVPRPDPGPAGPRVTWTPWSVTGALAALALMLLLAAREVLRVAVAPSVRQLRWLRASFWFGLPLLTVFLISLVQRFATLA